The Fibrobacter sp. UWT2 sequence GTCAAACCAGCTGTCAGAACAATTGTTCTTGGGCTCATTGTAGATTTCAAAAATCACATTGTCATAGCCGCCCCATTTTTCAGCCATATAGCTAAAGAACGACTGTGCATCACTCGTAATCTGTTCTGCACAATGACTATGGAAATCGATAATCACGTAGATGTCATTTTTAATGGCGGCCGTCACCACCGAATCCATTAAATTCCTATGGAAATTCGTATTTGTAAAATAGTTCCCGTTTCCATTTTTCCAATCGCCATCAACACCGACAGGGCCACGAATCAATTGGATGTTCTGTTTTTCCACAAGTCCAGAAATCGTTTTTCCGTTCCAATAAGCCGGACCTTCGTCACCACTAGCCATGCTCCAGAAAAGGCTCATGCCCTGCACGGCAACTTCGTTACCGGCGGTCACACCCTTACAACTACCATAAATACGTCCATAGTTCTGAGAATTCTTACCAGCCTGCAGCTGACCATACTGGCTCACTGGGCCCACGCGGGTCGGGGTAACGGCAGCGGACGAAAGAGAAATAAACCCTGCGGCAAGCACCGTAAGGCCAAAGAGATTTGCAATTCTAGAAATTTTCATGGGCCCAAATTTAGAATTTTTAGGTCAAATTTCCACGTGATTTAAAACACATAAAAAACCCGGCGGTTAGCCGGGCTACAAAAGACGCAATGTGATGCAACGAATTAGTTTTCGTTGTTGTGCATTTCCATCTGTTCGCGGTCCATCGTGTGCTGCAAGTATTCCTTGAAGTCACGATCGATGTTCACACCGTCGAGGTCGAGGTCATCGTTTTCCAACACGAACACGGCACTGGGGTTATCGAGCCAGCCGACCACGTCCACCTGATCGAGTTTCATGGACTTGTCGCCTGCAGCCTGAGCAACATATTCAACCTTAGACTTCTGAACCCAACCCTGTCCGCAAGGACCCTTCACGAGCACTTCGGTTTCACCATCCTTAAGGATAGTCAGTTCGTCATTAAAGCCTGCGGTACAAACAACGGAACCACCATCTTTTTCCTTGGTCAGGTCCACGTCACCCAGCTTAGATTTAACCTTCTTGCCAGCAGCGAAAGAAACGCTAACCATGAGAGCAAGAGCAATTAAGAGCACCTTTTTCATATCTTTCCTCAGAAACAGGTTAAAAACTTGACAATGCAAGTACGAATATACCTTTTATTTTTGACTTTCGTCACGATTTCTTTTAAATTTTTGCGATATGAAGAAGATTTTACTTATTTTGGCCATCATTTTGGCACTTTTGGGCACTTTTTTGACCGTAAACCTCAAGTCCAGGATGGGTGAAAAGGCTCAAAACACCCAAACCGTGCTTTTGGAAGTCCCCAAAGGAAGTTCCCCGGCAAAAGTTTTCCAGATTCTAAAGCAGAACGGAATCTGGAGCGACGACCTCGCCTTCCGGTTGACCATGAAAAGGTTGAACCCGAGCCTCAAGGCCGGGTGGTTTGAAATTCCCGCAGGGCTCACGCTGCCCCAGGTCCTAGACATTATCGCAAGCGGCAAGGTCGCCGTGCGCCGCGTAACCATCCCTGAAGGTCGAGCCTCCTGGGAGATCCCCGACTACCTCAAGAAGGCCTACCCGAACCTAGACGAGAACCGCTGGAACAAGTTGGTCCAAGACCCGAAGTTCGCCCGCAGCCTCGGCGTCGAAGCAAGCTCCTTGGAAGGCTACCTGCTCCCCGACACCTATCCCTTTCCCATTGATGCAGACGAAGAAACCATTCTGAAGCACATGGTCGCCGCTAACCTCAAGGTCCGCGACGAAATGGAAAAGCGCCCCGGCTCCATGTGGAAGACGCTCGGCAGCTGGCACAAGGTGCTCACCCTCGCAAGCGTCGTCGAAGAAGAAACAGGCATCCCCGAAGAACGCCCGCTGATTGCAGGAGTGTTCCACAACCGCCTACGCATTGGCATGCCGCTGGGGGCAGACCCCACGGTGCGGTTCATCTTCAGGAATCTGACCGGTCCCATCTACAAGAGCCAGCTCAACAGCAACAGTCCCTATAATACCCGCAAGTTCAAGGGACTCATGCCGGGCCCGATTTCTAATCCGGGACGCAAGGCTATTGAAGCAGCGCTCTTCCCGGCCAAGACCGAAGCCCTATATTTTGTCGCTAAAGACGATGGCTCCATGACGCATTTCTTTAGCTCCAACTTGGCAGACCACAACAAGTACAAGGACGTTGCCGCCAAGAACCGCGGCGAGTAAGTTTAAAGTATCCTATCTCATTGATAGTACCTAAATTACGACCTTTACAAAAAACAAAATCTGTAAATTCGCTCGTTAAGAAAGCAAAATATAGTCCCGAGAACACCTTTGGGCGAATCCCCTTATTTTCTATATTGGAGCTCAAACAAAAATCAACAAAAAGAAAGACTCGGCTGTCTGAATTTATGGCGTTGGCCAGCCGAGCAAAGAAGGAAAATCATGAGCGAAGCATGGAAAGGCTTTGAAGGTGGACGCTGGCAAGAAGAGATCAACGTTCGCGACTTTATTCAACGCAACTACACCGCATACGAAGGCGGCAAGGAATTTTTGGCAGGCCCGACAGACGCCACCGAAAAGCTCTGGGGTGAACTCCAGAAGCTGCAGGCCGAAGAACGCAAGAAGGGCGGCGTGCTCGATATGGACACCGACATCGTTTCGACGATTACGAGCCATAAGCCGGGCTATATCAGCGAAAGCCTCAAGGACTTGGAAAAGGTCGTGGGTCTCCAGACCGACAAGCCGCTGAAGCGCGCCTTCATGCCGTTTGGCGGTATCAAGATGGCTGAAGAATCTTGCCTGCAGTACGGCTACCAGCCGAGCGCAGACCTCCACAAGATCTTTACCGACTACCACAAGACTCACAACCAGGCTGTGTTCGACTGCTACACTCCGGAAATTCGCGCAGTGCGCAAGGCTCACTTGCTGACCGGTCTTCCGGACACTTACGGTCGTGGCCGTATCGTGGGTGACTACCGCCGCGTAGCCCTTTACGGTATCGACTACATCATCCAGCAGAAGCAGAACGACCTCGCCCACGTGGGTGACGGTACCATGACCGACGACGTGATTCGCCTGCGCGAAGAAGTCGCTGAACAGATCAAGGCCCTTAAGGCCATGAAGGTGATGGCTCAGAGCTATGGTTTCGACATTTCGAAGCCGGCAACGAACGCCCGCGAAGCTTTCCAGTGGCTCTACTTCGGTTACCTCTCTGCCATCAAGACGCAGAACGGTGCCGCCATGAGCGTTGGCCGTATTTCGACCTTCCTCGACATTTATATCGAACGTGACCTCAAGAACGGCACGCTCACTGAAAGCGAAGCCCAGGAACTCGTGGATCACATGGTCATGAAGTTCCGCATGGTCAAGTTCGCACGTATCGAATCTTACAACCAGCTCTTCAGCGGTGACCCGGTGTGGGCCACCCTCGAAGTTGGCGGTATGGGCCAGGATGGCCGCCCGATGGTCACCAAGAACGACTTCCGTTTCTTGCACACCCTCGAAAACATGGGCCCGTCTCCGGAACCCAACCTCACCGTTCTCTACACCAAGCGCCTCCCTGAAAACTTCAAGGAATACGCCGCCTTCATTTCTGTAACGACCAGCTCGATTCAGTATGAAAACGACGACGTGATGCGCCCGGTTTGGGGTGACGACTACAGCATTTGCTGCTGCGTGTCTGCAACGCAGACCGGTAAGGAAATGCAGTTCTTCGGCGCTCGTGCAAACCTCGCCAAGGCTCTTCTCTACGCTATCAACGGCGGCAAGGATGAAGAAGCCGGTCTCGTGCCCGGCATGCAGATTGGTCCGGAACTCGCTCCGATCACCGGCGACGTGCTGAACTACGACGAAGTGATGCACAAGTACGACATCATGCTCGAATGGCTCGCAGGCATCTACGTGAACACGCTGAACCTGATCCACTACATGCACGACAAGTACTACTACGAAGCTGCAGAACTTGCCCTCATCGATACCGACGTGCGCCGCACGTTTGCAACGGGTATCGCAGGC is a genomic window containing:
- the mltG gene encoding endolytic transglycosylase MltG, which encodes MKKILLILAIILALLGTFLTVNLKSRMGEKAQNTQTVLLEVPKGSSPAKVFQILKQNGIWSDDLAFRLTMKRLNPSLKAGWFEIPAGLTLPQVLDIIASGKVAVRRVTIPEGRASWEIPDYLKKAYPNLDENRWNKLVQDPKFARSLGVEASSLEGYLLPDTYPFPIDADEETILKHMVAANLKVRDEMEKRPGSMWKTLGSWHKVLTLASVVEEETGIPEERPLIAGVFHNRLRIGMPLGADPTVRFIFRNLTGPIYKSQLNSNSPYNTRKFKGLMPGPISNPGRKAIEAALFPAKTEALYFVAKDDGSMTHFFSSNLADHNKYKDVAAKNRGE
- the pflB gene encoding formate C-acetyltransferase, whose product is MSEAWKGFEGGRWQEEINVRDFIQRNYTAYEGGKEFLAGPTDATEKLWGELQKLQAEERKKGGVLDMDTDIVSTITSHKPGYISESLKDLEKVVGLQTDKPLKRAFMPFGGIKMAEESCLQYGYQPSADLHKIFTDYHKTHNQAVFDCYTPEIRAVRKAHLLTGLPDTYGRGRIVGDYRRVALYGIDYIIQQKQNDLAHVGDGTMTDDVIRLREEVAEQIKALKAMKVMAQSYGFDISKPATNAREAFQWLYFGYLSAIKTQNGAAMSVGRISTFLDIYIERDLKNGTLTESEAQELVDHMVMKFRMVKFARIESYNQLFSGDPVWATLEVGGMGQDGRPMVTKNDFRFLHTLENMGPSPEPNLTVLYTKRLPENFKEYAAFISVTTSSIQYENDDVMRPVWGDDYSICCCVSATQTGKEMQFFGARANLAKALLYAINGGKDEEAGLVPGMQIGPELAPITGDVLNYDEVMHKYDIMLEWLAGIYVNTLNLIHYMHDKYYYEAAELALIDTDVRRTFATGIAGFSHVVDSLCAIKYAKVSVVRGENGLVKDFKIEGDFPKYGNDDDRADEIAVWLLKEFIAKIKKHHTYRGAEPTTSILTITSNVVYGKATGALPDGRPAHAPFAPGANPSYGAEKNGLLASLNSVAKLPYEYALDGISNTQTISPNALGHSDDERAQKLVTVMDGYFAQGAHHLNVNVFGVEKLLDAQAHPEKPEYANFTIRVSGYAVKFLSLTKEQQDDVISRTCHGVL